In Nostoc sphaeroides, the genomic window CTCCTAATGGTTTCGAGAGAGCGCCACTGGCTGCGCCGACACCAGCAAACACTAATCCAACTTCCCCTCTAGGAATCATCCCCACACCGATCGCTAAACGGTTGATTTCCGGTTGACCAAAGACGCTTAAGCCTGTGATTACTTTACCGAGAATGGCTACTATGATCAGGAAAGTTGCCATAATTAAACCTTCCCGATTATCGGGAATTGCTGGGTTTAAAACTCCCAAATCGGTTTTTGCGCCAACCGTTACAAAGAAAATTGGCACTAACATATCAGCAATGGGACAGACTTGCCTTTGCAGTTCTTTGCGCTTATCTGTCTCTTCTAGAACTAAACCCGCCGCAAAAGCTCCTAAAATTGCTTCTAAGTGGATGACGGCGGCAAGGTATGCCATAGCAAAGGCGAAGATGAATGCTGGTATCACCAGTCCACCGCGTGTTTTGAGTTTATCAGCGATCGCCACAAAGGACTTATTGAAAATATTGCCTAGTAGGATTGCTCCCAAAATAAAACCAGTGGCGCTGATAATCAAATAAATAACTTTGCTGACATCCACCACGCCATCTTTAGCTAGACTGGCAACTACTGCTAAAACGATGATTCCCAAAACGTCGTCAATGACGGCAGCACCCAAAATAATCTGCCCTTCTTTAGAATTGAGTCGCCCCAACTCTGACAGCACCTTAGAAGTAATCCCAATACTAGTTGCAGTCAAAGCTGCCCCGGCAAAAATTGCCGGTACAGCAGCAATTCCAAACAAAGTCATCAGTCCCACAGTACCAGCAGCAAAGGGTACTACTACCCCCACTATTGCAACGACGGTGGCTTGGATACCAACTGCCATTAAATCTTTTAAATTCGACTCCAAACCGATTTCAAACAGTAGGATGATCACACCCAATTCTGCCAAAACGGAAATGACCTCAGACTGCGCTGCAAACACGGCTGGAGTGGCTTCAGGCGTTAAACCAGCAGTGATTTGAAGGAAGGACATGATCAAAGAGTTAGAACTGTCTGTGCCGCCTTCTGGAAACACTAAAAGGTGGAAAACAGAGATACCAACTACCACGCCACCTACAAGTTCGCCTAAGACAGGCGGTAAACCCACTTGGTTTGATAACTCTCCACCAACTTTGCTGGCGAGATAAACGACTACTAAGCTTAGTAACACTGCTGCTACTACCATTGAACTGTCTGCGGCTTCTGTTGCGGTAGCCAGCAGAGGAAAAGAGAAGTTGATTGGATCTAACAAATGCATGGGTTCTCTGAAAATCCTTCTCTTTGATTTTGACGCGTTTCTGAAAAACATCCTATGGAAATGCGATTGACAGATTAAATAAATTAATTTGTCACCAGTTCGTAGTAAGGACTTCAGTCCTTATTTTTAAGCACTAAATTGCTTACTACAAACCCTCAAAACAAGCTTAAGAAAGTACTGGTGTAATTTTTTTAGTTTCCAAAAATGTAACCATTTCAGCTTTTGACTATGGCAGTGTCAAAGTAATAACATACAAATCGGATCTAGCGATCGCACTTGAGTTGTGAAAAACTTGTAGTAACTGTTGACTCTTAACAGCCACCAAAAAATTGCTAGATACGTTGATGAAAAACATCTGTGGATACTTTGAGGAGTGCAAATCTTATGACTAGAGCCGCTTTATCCGGTTCTAAGTTTCCATCTGGAAACCTGTGGAAAATACTGCCTTTAGCAATACTATTATGTGTAGCTTTTACACTGCCTACATTGGCACAAGAAAAAGAGAAATTGTGGCGAACCCTCAGTGTCAGTGGTCGCGGAGTTGAAACAATTCCTACAACCCTGGCACAAGTAAGTTTAGGAGTGGAGATTCAGGGGAAAACAGCCCAGGAGGTACAGCAAGAAGCCGCCCGGAGGTCATCGGCTGTAGTTGCGTTCCTCAAGAGCCAAAATGTCGAAAAATTACAAACTACTGGTATTCAGCTTAATCCAGTTTACAGCTACACCAATAATGTGCAGAGGATTACAGGTTATGCTGCCAATAACACAGTAAGTTTTCGCATTCCTACCGAGAAAGCTGGTACATTATTGGATGATGCAGTGAAAGCGGGTGCAACACAAATTAATGGTATTAGTTTTGTTGCTAATGATGAAGCGATCGCGGCTGCTCAAAAACAAGCATTAAAAGAAGCTACCCAAGACGCCCAGCAGCAAGCTGATGCCGTTTTCAGTGCCTTGGGTTTCAAATCCAAAGAAGTGGTGAGCATTCAAGTTAATAATGCCAGTGCGCCTCCACCACCGATGTTTTTACGGGCTGAGGCTTCAAAGTTAGCCAACGCCGATGCTTCCACCCCTGTCGTTGGTGGTGAACAGCAAGTAGAAGCATCGGTGACATTGCAAATTAGTTATTAGTCATTAGTCCTTTGTCATTTGTCATTTGTAAAGGCAAAGGACTAATAATTAATGCCGAATCTCCCTCAAGAGTGCTGAGTTCCAAGTTCCGTTAGCGGATAGCGATGGTTTAGCCAGTGCTGAGTAGTAGTCTGTCAATAAATAATTGATGCGTAGATTCCCTCTAGAGACTGCGATTTATCGCGTCTCTCTAACCGTCAAAATGAATTTGACAGACCAGTAGGACAGAGGGGAGAATAACTCCAAACTCCAAACTCCTAACTCCAAACTCCTAACTCCTAACTCCTAACTCCTAACTCCTAACTCCTAACTCACCACTGTTTTGCCCAATTAGAAATTCTCTGGCGAAAAATCTCCGCCCCCTTCTGAATCGCGCTTAGAACCTAATAAATCCAGTTGATCTACTTGGATAACTGGTGAGGATCGGTTTGCTCCTGTTTGGCGATCGCTCCATGTGTCAAACTTCAAGGAACCTTTGACTGCAATTTGCCTGCCTTTACGTACATAATTACCTGCCACCTCAGCCGTTTTTCCCCATAGCTCCAAATTAAACCAGTCAGTATGTTCGCCTTCTTTAGTACGGCGATTAACAGCTAGTGTTAATTTACACTTAACACTACCAGACTCAAAATACTTAATCTCTGGATCGCCGCCTACACGACCAATGAGGGTGACAACATTAATACTCATGTGCGTTACCTTTTAGTACATGCGTACTTAGTAATTTAGACTTTCATCATAGCGAATTGTGAAACACTTGAAAATAATGCGTTAAACAGTTAACAATATAATTGACTTGAAAAATTATACATACTACTGGGAGAAACACATAAAAGTATACAGATATACTAAGCTAACCATAAAATATCAATAAACAGATAAGTGACATATAGTAAATATTCCTGGGAATCATATAAAAATATAGTCTAGTTTACTGAACTCAGGATATAAACATAATCAAATCAACTCTACCGTTGTAGTCAAGAAGTATCGCACATAGGGGGCTTATAGACGCGTGGGTATTTTTAGGAACTTTCGCACATCATGGGATATGGGTATCGACCTCGGTACTGCTAACACCCTCGTTTATGTATCTGGTAAAGGTATTGTACTGCAAGAGCCTTCTGTAGTTGCTATCGATGTCAATGAAAAGGTAGCACTGGCAGTAGGAGAAGAAGCCAAAAAAATGCTCGGTCGTACACCTGGAAATGTGATTGCCCTCCGCCCCTTGCGCGATGGTGTAATTGCTGATTTCGATATAGCCGAGCTAATGCTCAAAAGCTTTATTCAACGTGTAAATGAAGGCAAATCATTAATTTTACCTCGAATTGTTATTGGTATTCCCAGTGGTGTCACTGGGGTAGAAAGGCGAGCTGTAATGGATGCAGCTCATCAAGCAGGAGCAAGAAAAGTTTATTTAATCGATGAACCTGTAGCTGCTGCCATTGGTGCAGGACTACCTGTTGCTGAACCCACTGGCAACATGATCATCGATATTGGTGGTGGCACAACAGAAGTTGCAGTACTGAGTCTTCAGGGTACGGTAATCAGTGAATCAGTACGCATTGCTGGGGATGAACTGACTGAAGCGATCATTCAGTATATTAAGAAAGTTCATAACTTAGTTATTGGTGAACGTACCGCCGAGGACATCAAGATTCGGATTGGTTCTGCCTATCCTACTAATGATGATAATGACGCGATGATGGAAGTCCGAGGCTTACACCTGCTTTCTGGTCTTCCGCGAACTGTAACCATCAAAGGCCCTGAAATCCGTGAAAGTATGTTGGAACCGCTATCAGTAATTATAGAAGCTGTGAAGCGGACACTAGAACGTACACCTCCAGAACTGGCGGCAGACATTATCGACAGAGGTATTATGTTAGCTGGTGGTGGTGCTTTGCTCAAAGGCATAGATACCTTAATTAGCCATGAAACGGGGATTGTCACCCACATTGCTGCCGATCCTCTCTGCTGTGTTGTGTTGGGAACAGGTCGTGTGTTAGAAAACTTTAAACAGTTAGAACGAGTTGTCACTGAAAGCTCTCGCAATATGTAGCAAAAAAATATCAGACTAGTGGTCTGTCCCATTAGTAATGCCCAGGTTTGTAGTGAGCGATTTATCGCTCAAATCAAGGACTAAAGTCCTTACTACGAACTTTTATAACCCTTCAGAATTAATGAGACAGACCACTAGAGTTCTATTTGAGTTCTATTTGGGTTTTATATAAATAGAATCCAAGTAGAACTTAATTTTTTAAATATGTTGAGGTATATATGGTTACAATACGGCGTTGGTGGGATCATAAAGGGTTACAAATCGGGTTGATAGCTCTAGTAGTTGGTAGTGCTTGGATATTGCGACAAACTCAAGGTGAACTGGTGCTTGAGACATACCAGGCAATTACCCGTCCGTTAGAGATGTTGCAGTCAGGGCCAACTCCAGAAGAACGTCTCAGAGATGCACGGATATTGGAATTGGAAACCCGTATAGTAGATTTGGAAAGTCAAAAGACCAAGCTACAAGATTTATTAGGCTATGTGGAAAAAGAGCCATTGGCATCACGGCCAATTCCAGCGCGGGTAGTAGGACGTAGTGCTGACCAGTGGTGGCAACAAGTTACTTTGAATCGCGGTGCCAATGCAGGGATTCAGGAAGGCTTCATAGTCAAGGCAGAGGGCGGATTAGTGGGTTTAGTCGAGAGCGTAACTCCCAATACTAGCCGCGTGTTGTTAATTAGCGATCTCAAAAGTCAAGTGGGTGTATCAGTTAGCCGCACAGCAGCTAAAGGCGTTTTGCGAGGGGATTCTTCAGCAGAAGCTGTGCTGGAGTTTTATGAAAAAGTCCCAAATGTCAAGGTAGGAGATTTAGTTTCCACATCTACTTATAGTCAGAAATTCCCATCTGGTTTAGCAGTAGGACGAATCAAGTCGCTGGATTTAAAGAAACTCCCGGCATCAGTAGCGAAAATTGAGCTTTTTCCGCCAATCCGCTCTCTTGATTGGGTAGCTGTTTATCCAAAGCCAGAAAACCAAGAGTTGGTAAATCAAGCGCCGAAAAAATCTAAGTAAATTCTTCAAAAAAATCTATATAAAAATGAAGATTCCTGCATTTGGTGGTAGCAGGCAGAAAAAGCCAAAATCATCACAGCGAAAATCGAAATTCCGAATCCAGCCACTTTCTCGTTGGCATCCTGGTGTACGTCAGTTGTTGGGTTGGATAGTTACGGCTAGTTCTGTACTCTTATGTTTGCTATTATTGCCAACCCGCTTACCGGGTATGGAATTATTGGGAATTGCCCCAAACTGGCTGTTAATTTGGGTGGTAGCTTGGAGTGTGAAGCGCACAGTGTTTGCCGGAGCCTTGGCAGGTATAGTTCTGGGGCTACTTCAAGATTCAATGACATCACCTAACCCTACTCATGCTCTTAGTTTAGGTATAGTGGGAATTTTAACTGCTCTGCTCCAGAAACAGCGTTTTATCGAAGAAGATTTTATTTCAATTGCTGTAATTGTCTTTGTGATGGCAGTTTTGGCAGAAACTATTTTTGGGTTGCAATTAACTTTGATGGGGAATGAGCGCAAAGTAACAGATATTTGGACATATTACCAGCGTGTCGCCCTAGCCTCTGCCATTCTTAGTAGTCTGTGGGCACCTGTGGTCTATTATCCGCTAAATCTTTGGTGGCAACGGATGAAATTGTTGGAACAATAGTCAGCCCCTGCGGGGAAGTCAAAAGTCAAAGGATTTTGGATTTTAGATTTTAAATTTTGGATTGACCCCGATAATCAAACAACACCCTATCATGGTAGTTAGTGGCATTTATGTTTGATACTTTCTTTTTTGCCTTAAAAGAATATCAGGTAAGTCATATCCTGATTTCCTGAGGGTAGAATGTGGAAGCTTTTACTAAGTAATCTAATTGGAGAACGCTAATGTCAAAGGAAAGAAAAAGTAATAAAGAGGTTAAAAAGCCTAAAAAAGATCCCAAAGACAAAAAGGAGAAAAACGACTCAAATAAATAGAACGATTTAAGTAAATAGCTTTAGCGAAGACCAAGAGTTGTATTTATTTAAATTGACAATACTTCGTCCAGTAGGATTGGGTAGGAGAAGTTATTGTCAACAATCTATTCACCCTTGGTCAAGCCTCAAAATTTCATAATTTAGGTTAGTGCGTGCGATTGCAACTAAATTAGGCAGGAGTAAACTTCAAGGAAACCCCATTCATGCAATAGCGCTTGCCTGTGGGTGCAGGGCCGTCATCAAAAACATGACCCAGATGACCACCACAGCGACTACAATGCACTTCAGTTCTGGTCATAAACAACGACCGATCTACAGTAGTAGCGATCGCACCTTCAATCGGCTTAAAGAAGCTAGGCCAGCCAGTACCACTGTTAAATTTGGTATCAGATGTAAACAATGGGAGTTCACACGCAGCACAATAATAAGTACCATTGTCGTATTCCTTATCCAATGGGCTGGTGTGAGGGCGTTCAGTCCCGTGTTTACGCAATACATTAAACTGTTCTGGCGTTAAAATAGTACGCCACTCTTCTTCAGGTTTGGTAATTTCAAATCCACTATTAGAAGTTGTCATCGCTTCTGACCCCCAATTGATATACCTTGATAACAAGGCTGTGCCGACTATTACTGCACTAGCCTGTAAAAAATACCGTTTGTCCATATATCTATTATTTTCTATTTTCGGGTTCACTGGGCAATCAACTCTAGTACGGAATTCCCTACATTAATGACTATAATCAGCGATCGCTCTGAATTCCCCCTGATAAACTGATTAAAATTAGCTAAGAAATAACCAAATAAAGTCACCGTATATTAATGGCAAGGTGCTTTTTTGGTCAGGTTAGCAAGTATTTTAAATATAGGGCGTAAAAAAATAAACTAAATGAAAGCGATGTCTAACGACAAGCCGCAAGCCGTCTGCGCTTCTGATTTTGCATCTATCGTCGGCGAAGAAAATGCTGTTTGTCTGTGGGAAAATATAGAACTAAGTCAGCAAAAACCTATCCAACAGGCTATAGCTTCTGGAAATTCTCCCAGTTGTATCGTCTATCCCCGCACTCAACAACAGCTAGCCGCAGTCATCGCTACAGCTTACACTAACAACTGGCGTATTCTCCCCTGTGGTAGTTGCAGTAAACTTAGCTGGGGCGGTTTAGCTAAGGGCGTTGATGTTGTAGTTAGTACACAACGCATGAACCAACTGATTGAACACGCTGTTGGGGATTTGACTGTCACAGTAGAAGCTGGGATGAAGTTCTCTGATTTGCAAGCACTTTTGGCAAAATCGCGGCAATTTCTTGCTCTTGACCCCGCAGCACCAGAGTCTGCAACCATTGGTGGTATTGTTGCCACAGGTGATACAGGTTCTCTGCGACAACGTTATGGTAGTGTGCGCGACCAGTTACTAGGTATTACTTTTGTACGTGCTGATGGAGAAATTGCTAAAGCTGGGGGAAGAGTAGTTAAAAATGTCGCCGGATATGATTTGATGAAGTTGCTTACTGGATCTTATGGCACATTAGGCTTTATTAGTCAACTAACTTTTCGCCTGTATCCGCTAGCAGAGGCATCGGGAACGGTGGTACTAACGGGTAGTGCAGAGGCTGTATCTCAAGCGGCTGATATCCTTCGAGGTTCGGCGTTAACACCAGTTCAGGCTGATTTGCTATCAACTAAGTTGGTGTCTAGTTTAGGTTTGGGGCAAGGACTGGGATTAATTGCCCGGTTTCAAAGTATTAGTGAGAGTGTTAAGGAACAGTCAAACCGAGTTTTGGAAGTAGGGCAAAAGTTGGGTTTAGATGGGGCAATTTTTGCTGATGGTGATGAGGCTAATCTATGGCAGAGATTGCAAGAACGAATCCATACTACTGCTACAGAATCAGTAATTACCTGCAAAATAGGAGTGTTACCGACTGCTGCTGTGGAGATTTTAACTCAGGTGGAGTTGGGTTTAATTCATATAAGTAGTGGTTTAGGTTTGTTACAATTAGAGGATGAAAATAAAGTTTTGAAAGTGCGCGATGAGCTACGATCCGCCGGAGGCGATCGCACTCAAACTAATAGTGGTTTTTTAACAATTCTGGATGCACCAGTGGCGGTTAAAGAACAAATAGATGTTTGGGGTTATACGGGAAATGCTTTGCCTTTGATGCGCCGTATTAAGGAACAGTTTGATAGTAAGAATATTTTAAGTCCTGGGCGGTTTGTGGGTGGAATTTAAGAAATAAGAAACGAACCGCCAAGGACGCCAAGGACGCAAAGGAAGAGGGGAAAAGAATTAATTATGCAAGTTTCCGAAAATTCTGTTAATAATACGGCTAGTTTAAAGAATTTGAAGGGGTTTGATGAGAGTCATCCGCCTGACCCAAAGTTGATTGATAGTTGTGTGCATTGTGGATTTTGTCTCTCGACTTGTCCGAGTTATCGGGTGCTGGGTAAGGAGATGGATTCTCCTAGAGGACGTATCTATTTAATGGATGCAATTAATGAGGGTGAGATTGCTTTAAATACGGCAACTGTAGAACATTTTGATTCTTGTTTGGGGTGTCTTGCTTGTGTGAGTACTTGTCCTTCTGGTGTGCAGTATGACAAGTTGATTTCTGCAACTCGTCATCAAGTTGAACGAAATTATCCCCGCAGTTTACCAGATAAATTTTTTCGTCAACTGATATTTTCTTTGTTTCCTTATCCTAATCTTTTACGGATTTTATTAGTTCCGTTGTTGGTTTATCAAAAGTTGGGGTTTGCTAAATTCTTTCGCGCTACGGGTTTACTGAATAAAATATCGCCCCGTTTGGCAGCAATGGAATCTATTCTGCCAGAAATTACTCTCAAATCTTTTCAAGATAATTTGCCTAGTGTGATTCCTGCGAAAGGTGAGAAGCGGTATCGCGTTGGGGTAATTTTGGGTTGTGTGCAACGGTTGTTTTTCTCACCCGTGAATGAAGCAACGGTAAGAGTTTTAACGGCGAATGGTTGTGAAGTGGTGATTCCGAAATCTCAAGGTTGTTGTGCGGCGCTTCCCGAACACCAAGGACAAACAGAACAGGCGAAAGCTTTAGCAAGGCAGATGATTGATAGTTTTGCCAACACTGATGTCGATTTCGTGATAATCAATGCTGCTGGTTGCGGTCATACTTTAAAAGAATACGGTCATATTTTAGAAGATGATCTAGAATATCGGGAAAAAGCGAAGGATTTTGCAGCTAAAGTTAAAGATGCCCAAGAGTTTTTGGCAACTGTTGGCTTAACAGCGAAACTTTCAGCGTTGACTGATAAACCATTGAATTTAGTTTATCAAGATGCTTGTCATTTATTACATGGACAAAAGATTAGTGTACAACCGCGTCAGATATTGCGGCAAATTCCAGGGGTGAAGTTGAGAGAACCAATAGATGCAGCTTTATGTTGTGGCAGCGCTGGGGTTTATAATATGCTGCAACCAGAAGTTTCTGAAGAATTGGGTCGGCAAAAAGTAGAGAATTTGTTGAATACTGGTGCTGAGTTAATTGCTTCTGCTAATCCTGGGTGTACTTTGCAGATTACTAAGCATTTGCAGTCGCAAGGTAAGAAGATTTCAGTTATTCACCCGATGGAGTTGTTAGATTATTCGATTCGGGGTGAAAAGTTGAAATTGTAGATATTTCTTGTGGGGTGGACATCTTGTCCGCCCTTGGTTGTAGGCGGGTGAGACACCCACCCCAGAAGAAAAGTTAGATATTTTAATCAGTCAATAGACCTCTTGCATAAATCAAAAACCCTCTCCCTAAATCCCTCTCCCAAGATTGGGAGAGGGACTTTGAAATTGGCTCCCCTTCTCCCAAAATTGGGAGAAGGGGTTGGGGGATGAGGGCAAGTTTTACATTTGTGCAAGAGGTCTAATCTAAAGAAGC contains:
- a CDS encoding cation:proton antiporter; this translates as MHLLDPINFSFPLLATATEAADSSMVVAAVLLSLVVVYLASKVGGELSNQVGLPPVLGELVGGVVVGISVFHLLVFPEGGTDSSNSLIMSFLQITAGLTPEATPAVFAAQSEVISVLAELGVIILLFEIGLESNLKDLMAVGIQATVVAIVGVVVPFAAGTVGLMTLFGIAAVPAIFAGAALTATSIGITSKVLSELGRLNSKEGQIILGAAVIDDVLGIIVLAVVASLAKDGVVDVSKVIYLIISATGFILGAILLGNIFNKSFVAIADKLKTRGGLVIPAFIFAFAMAYLAAVIHLEAILGAFAAGLVLEETDKRKELQRQVCPIADMLVPIFFVTVGAKTDLGVLNPAIPDNREGLIMATFLIIVAILGKVITGLSVFGQPEINRLAIGVGMIPRGEVGLVFAGVGAASGALSKPLGAAIIMMVILTTFLAPPLLRFVFPDPKTGDSVSDQLILDGSSGTSLVIESSQSRVPASNDSGNLEVTPESSDR
- a CDS encoding SIMPL domain-containing protein produces the protein MTRAALSGSKFPSGNLWKILPLAILLCVAFTLPTLAQEKEKLWRTLSVSGRGVETIPTTLAQVSLGVEIQGKTAQEVQQEAARRSSAVVAFLKSQNVEKLQTTGIQLNPVYSYTNNVQRITGYAANNTVSFRIPTEKAGTLLDDAVKAGATQINGISFVANDEAIAAAQKQALKEATQDAQQQADAVFSALGFKSKEVVSIQVNNASAPPPPMFLRAEASKLANADASTPVVGGEQQVEASVTLQISY
- a CDS encoding single-stranded DNA-binding protein — encoded protein: MSINVVTLIGRVGGDPEIKYFESGSVKCKLTLAVNRRTKEGEHTDWFNLELWGKTAEVAGNYVRKGRQIAVKGSLKFDTWSDRQTGANRSSPVIQVDQLDLLGSKRDSEGGGDFSPENF
- a CDS encoding rod shape-determining protein, whose protein sequence is MGIDLGTANTLVYVSGKGIVLQEPSVVAIDVNEKVALAVGEEAKKMLGRTPGNVIALRPLRDGVIADFDIAELMLKSFIQRVNEGKSLILPRIVIGIPSGVTGVERRAVMDAAHQAGARKVYLIDEPVAAAIGAGLPVAEPTGNMIIDIGGGTTEVAVLSLQGTVISESVRIAGDELTEAIIQYIKKVHNLVIGERTAEDIKIRIGSAYPTNDDNDAMMEVRGLHLLSGLPRTVTIKGPEIRESMLEPLSVIIEAVKRTLERTPPELAADIIDRGIMLAGGGALLKGIDTLISHETGIVTHIAADPLCCVVLGTGRVLENFKQLERVVTESSRNM
- the mreC gene encoding rod shape-determining protein MreC, whose amino-acid sequence is MVTIRRWWDHKGLQIGLIALVVGSAWILRQTQGELVLETYQAITRPLEMLQSGPTPEERLRDARILELETRIVDLESQKTKLQDLLGYVEKEPLASRPIPARVVGRSADQWWQQVTLNRGANAGIQEGFIVKAEGGLVGLVESVTPNTSRVLLISDLKSQVGVSVSRTAAKGVLRGDSSAEAVLEFYEKVPNVKVGDLVSTSTYSQKFPSGLAVGRIKSLDLKKLPASVAKIELFPPIRSLDWVAVYPKPENQELVNQAPKKSK
- the mreD gene encoding rod shape-determining protein MreD, translating into MKIPAFGGSRQKKPKSSQRKSKFRIQPLSRWHPGVRQLLGWIVTASSVLLCLLLLPTRLPGMELLGIAPNWLLIWVVAWSVKRTVFAGALAGIVLGLLQDSMTSPNPTHALSLGIVGILTALLQKQRFIEEDFISIAVIVFVMAVLAETIFGLQLTLMGNERKVTDIWTYYQRVALASAILSSLWAPVVYYPLNLWWQRMKLLEQ
- the msrB gene encoding peptide-methionine (R)-S-oxide reductase MsrB — translated: MDKRYFLQASAVIVGTALLSRYINWGSEAMTTSNSGFEITKPEEEWRTILTPEQFNVLRKHGTERPHTSPLDKEYDNGTYYCAACELPLFTSDTKFNSGTGWPSFFKPIEGAIATTVDRSLFMTRTEVHCSRCGGHLGHVFDDGPAPTGKRYCMNGVSLKFTPA
- a CDS encoding FAD-binding oxidoreductase; amino-acid sequence: MKAMSNDKPQAVCASDFASIVGEENAVCLWENIELSQQKPIQQAIASGNSPSCIVYPRTQQQLAAVIATAYTNNWRILPCGSCSKLSWGGLAKGVDVVVSTQRMNQLIEHAVGDLTVTVEAGMKFSDLQALLAKSRQFLALDPAAPESATIGGIVATGDTGSLRQRYGSVRDQLLGITFVRADGEIAKAGGRVVKNVAGYDLMKLLTGSYGTLGFISQLTFRLYPLAEASGTVVLTGSAEAVSQAADILRGSALTPVQADLLSTKLVSSLGLGQGLGLIARFQSISESVKEQSNRVLEVGQKLGLDGAIFADGDEANLWQRLQERIHTTATESVITCKIGVLPTAAVEILTQVELGLIHISSGLGLLQLEDENKVLKVRDELRSAGGDRTQTNSGFLTILDAPVAVKEQIDVWGYTGNALPLMRRIKEQFDSKNILSPGRFVGGI
- a CDS encoding (Fe-S)-binding protein, with amino-acid sequence MQVSENSVNNTASLKNLKGFDESHPPDPKLIDSCVHCGFCLSTCPSYRVLGKEMDSPRGRIYLMDAINEGEIALNTATVEHFDSCLGCLACVSTCPSGVQYDKLISATRHQVERNYPRSLPDKFFRQLIFSLFPYPNLLRILLVPLLVYQKLGFAKFFRATGLLNKISPRLAAMESILPEITLKSFQDNLPSVIPAKGEKRYRVGVILGCVQRLFFSPVNEATVRVLTANGCEVVIPKSQGCCAALPEHQGQTEQAKALARQMIDSFANTDVDFVIINAAGCGHTLKEYGHILEDDLEYREKAKDFAAKVKDAQEFLATVGLTAKLSALTDKPLNLVYQDACHLLHGQKISVQPRQILRQIPGVKLREPIDAALCCGSAGVYNMLQPEVSEELGRQKVENLLNTGAELIASANPGCTLQITKHLQSQGKKISVIHPMELLDYSIRGEKLKL